Genomic segment of Arachis hypogaea cultivar Tifrunner chromosome 11, arahy.Tifrunner.gnm2.J5K5, whole genome shotgun sequence:
AAACATGTACTCTTGATTTCATATTTGCTGGGACAGAAATACATTAAACTACTCTAATAGCAATCTTGAGATATGATACCCCTTCTCAACGGTGACATTAAGGTTACAAATACAAATCAAAGTTTATAACTGAAATAAGATTCTAAATTAAACATTACTTTAGGTCCTCTAACTGTAGTGCAATACACTTGCTTTCTTTTCTCGTGCGTATAATCATCCCCTAGCGCTTTCCTTTCCAACAACCTCTCCTATATAATCTAGATTTTACAAAATTTGGGTTAAAATTGTTACCTTTATCAAACTACTTCATTAAAAGAGGAGAATATGAAACTATTTCAGTTTAACTTACCAAAAGTAAATTTTTATAATGACACTGTTTTTCTCAAGATCAGTAAAAGGACGAAACTTGAAAGGGCTAAAAGCAAAAGTCTCAATTGGTAGGACTAATACCTCAGTTTTGTTATAAAAACTAAGCATATACTTGTGTGGAGTTGTCCTAACCTTTTCATTATTACTTTTAACAATAAAATTCTTCATACTAAAAATACCACGCTCTTTTATCCTATGCCTAAATGCTACCAAGCCAGGTTTAGAGATGGTTGCGAAAATTCTATCACCCTGCAACACATGTTCAAACaactttttagataaaaatagatTTGTTGCATTAAAAAAATACCATCCTAGATATTACAGTACGGGATAAACATACATTCCCATCTTGCAAAACCAACTCCAAGCTGAATACCTCTTTTTCATTCTACTGATTGAAAATTTCATACAATCTAGCAACCTCCACAACCAACAACCAAGCAAGCTTGGTGGGATTGATATCACTCACAAAATCTTAAGTTCCAGCCATAATCTGAGCTTACACCAATTTCAAAATGGCTCTTTGTAGGtagaaataataatatatttgggatgacccgaATATTAGTTGTGTAAATAATCCTTAACTTCCTACTATTTTATACATGTAGGATTGAAAACATGCTAAATTTTTGAAACATCTCCCAAGAGAGCCAAAGTGGGATGTACCATAACCCTGAGCCACTCACTAAGTAAATGCACAAAAGGTAGCTTTGTTCTCACTATATACACACGGTCCTTTCACATACTCTGCAACGGCTGCTCTGTACTGGGTTCTAATATGTTGTGTTCCGAGTTACAATGACCTTCAAGGCTTCAACATGCGTGGAAGATTTTCTGTTTGGATATGTAATTCAAATTTCACTGAAGTTCTCTCGACGAGGTTTGCAACATGGCTTCTTTACGAGACAATACTGTTGTTGCCTCGTTTAGTGAACTCCTTTATTTGTGAGAAACCCTCCTCTTAGATTGCCTACCTCCTAAGTTCATTATTCTCCCAACCATGGCCTCGCGTCGCATCTTATGAAGACACTAAAATTGCTCTTTTAGAGGGAATACTGTAGTTGATTCTTTTAGCGTTTTGCTTCATTCACCAGAAGCACTCCTCATAAAAACTGTAAAGCGAATATTGTAGTTGACGTTTATACATGAGTTTAGTTTCCTCCAAATCCTACCAACATGTCGTCACCAGCAAAATTTGGCAGTATGCTAATTTTGGAGGGAGCACTATTGTGCCTCGTTTTGTGGGCTgcttaactattatatattaggACAAATgacctaaaaaaatgaaataaaaatcaaatttacatAGATTccctaaaataaaaaagttacgtACATGTCTTCATACACAAATTCATGTAAATCGAATTAGGTTAATTCGATTTAGCCATTCCAATGGTAAATTGAATCAACAAGATTCGAACTAATAGGGATTTAACTAAATCGAATGAGCTTGGGTCGATTTAATAGGATTTGAAATACACCCATGATAAATCGAATCGTGGATTTCGAATTACATCCATGATTTTTGCCCATAGTAATTTGAATTGGGTAAATTCGAATTATGGCACCCACGTAATGTTTTCCATTTTAAGAGATCTATGTAATTTTTtacttcaattattttttttatgtgattTGTCCTATGtattatatagatatatattttataattagttaGTTTTGTAGAGGATTTATAAAAGAATCTaacaaatttgaatatatatatatatataaagaatttaattttgttgtattatttgtataaaataattttacatataaatcAATTACGTAATGTAAAAATAACTCAAATTTATATTGACCActtgaataataatttaaaagaacaaaTATAATTAGACGATTGTATAAATTATTTTACACCTTCAATACATAAAAATTGAACTTATATCAAATATctaaaactcaacaatttaataatttttaacgaggatttcttttaattgggttcctAAAAGAATTCTTTTAAAACATTTTATTAACAGGATTTACGATAGAGTGccttattttatatatgttaattgGAGATTTCTGAAAATTCAATCAGAGATCCAATTGTTCAAATTACTCGTTTAACGTTTTATGTATTCAACCAAAATACaaaactattataaaaaaaatatgaaatacaCAAAATAGAACTAAAAATAGTTAACTTATAAAGATTATCATATAaatatatgagtttaattttgatgcactaatcacaaaaatttttttacacaattattcaattatatttatatttttagataataCTCacacaattaatataaaaatataattatttttattgacataacgttaaataattaaatatacatgtaaaattattttatattaattttatattaaaattaaattctaaatatatataattttgtaaataatttttgaaaatttttaaaaataatagtttttttaataatcaaaattttattttccgcAGTCTTCTTTGGATGCCTCGTTGCCTTGTCACTGCTCATAGCTCTCCCACTATCAAAGCTTTTGTGAATTGTGACTCCCTAGTTCCTGTAACGACTACTTTCTTCCTTGTAAAGAATAAAAGCAAAAGAGGCGCGTGATTTGACAGACATAAATAGCATGGGTTAACCCCGTTACGTCCTTTTTAAACTTTCAATGGAAACGCCGTTTTGTTCTTACTGTACTGCATAGTAATAAAATAAGATGAAACTTCAGGCACAATCTATTTCACGTAAAGTTAGTAAAGTTAATAAGTGGAGACTgctagataaaaatttaatcaaatcaattaaattatttaataattttcaactattaatttcacataaaatcgTGAATTTCCACcataaaataataacataaatgTTACATAAccaatctatatttttattttagactattttacacccatctttaaaaatatttatatacataaatacatatttatatttattaaaatttatatacataaattaacacagtttatatatatttatcaaaatttatacatataaattaataaaatttatttattaaaaataatttaatatttgtgttGTCTAAAAttgactaaaattattaaaaattacttattccaaaattttttaaaataattaatatctttatgtacaaataataaaaataattaaataatttaatatatttaattaagttaTTCAATATAACATCTGACTAGTCACttgtaaaaaaatgttaaaaattttaatatttagagttcaaaaataatttatattaatttaaggaaaagtatagacaataaaaatattaaacaatgtgaataatagatatatcgaaTATTCAATTTATTAGGTGTGCAGATAATTATCCTAATACTAAGATTTAGATAGATAATTTGGggtgtagtatatttttattttattggactaattttaaaatttattgttcagAAAAATCATTATCTACctaaaaaaattcttaatttaaatataaaaataaaaaaggattatTAATTTCTTAGAATTTCTGAACCATTCatttaactattttattttcaaattacaaATTTTTGAGAGGCCGACACCAAAGGCGGGGCCAGGCCACCACACTATGATAATTGATACTCTCTCTGTATCTCATTATATTCCAACGTTATATACACAATCTCTTCATATAGTTCTTCTCCTCTCTGTTTGTTCCTACTTACTACTAATACAGTAATTAATACCACTATATTCATATTTTAGTCCTCATATATATtccatttctttttctcttttctcccgTCTCATCTCTCACTCACTCTGTGACGCACCACACCATACTCCTCTCCTCTCTttcactctcactctctctctttgtctctctctctctttctatctttctctctctttcatcTCCACTTTAACATGGCTGCTTATCTTATTGCTCTGCTTCTCTTCGCCTTCACTTCCTCTTCAAGTATGCATATCTTACAGCACCTTTTTCATCATACTTTTTTCTTTCTCTGTATTTGTTGCTTCATTTCAGCTTATTATTAAGCTAACGTGCCGTTAGATCTATGCTAGTTTGCCGTTTAATTTGTGAAACTAACAAGATCTCGAAAAACGAATTAGGCGGTGGGGGTTTGTGGTGCGTATGCAAGGACGGAAGCGACGCGATGCTACAGAAAACATTGGACTACGCGTGCGGTGCAGGTGCAGACTGTAACCCACTGCACCAGGGCGGTCCCTGTTTCCAACCTAACACCGTTAGGGCTCATTGCAACTACGCCGTTAACAGTTACTTCCAGAAGAAGGGCCAAGCTCAAGGCGCTTGTGAGTTTGCCGGAACAGCCACCACCGTTACATCTGACCCCAGTAACTACTCCTCCCCTCCTccttaaaataatgtaaaaaaataaaaataaattacagtagcttacttattttgtttatttttttaaattatttttaatgagcAGGCGCTAGTGGTTGTATGTACCCTTCAACCGCCAGGTATGTGCAACATTCATTTCATTTCtgactctattttattttttacagaaTGAGTTTTACATTTTACTGATTCTAGTAGAATAAGAGGATAAGAgttccaaatatttttttaaaaaaaatgtaattggTTAAAAAAATCGTTTCTGAGCATGCTGATGGGACTATTGGTGAGTGGTTACTTTTACTTTTGTTTCTCGTAATGGGAACTGAGGGGCACTTTggtagatttattttattttagttcattatatttatttgtttgttcggTCACAAAAGAGAGGGTTCCCTTTTATTAGGGTTTGGGTATGTGGGGCATGGCTTGCAATAGTGGCTAGTGCATCACTTTGCAATCGGCATATTCGTACTACGGTAACTTATTTCTAACGTATAATAATGCtatagaatttcaattttcaaattaacTGGTTAGGTTACACGgacaattataattaaaatagtaagTATtggaaaatgaaaaatattttacatgTTATAAGGTGTGTACTATATATACAAATCGGAACAACATCCTCGATTTCGTTTAATGTCTGCAAACTTTATATTGCTGCAAATTTTTTATTCGTATATTTAAAATATAGCGAATCGTAATCATAGTGGTGTTATTAAAATGATCATATGTTAAAGCTTAATGATTAGCTTAGTAAAGTAGTCAAAATAAATGATCAATTTAGCTGGTAACATACTAGCGTGTAtcttttgatgaatttttttaattggaGAATATATTGGGGTAAAATT
This window contains:
- the LOC112722581 gene encoding PLASMODESMATA CALLOSE-BINDING PROTEIN 2; translation: MAAYLIALLLFAFTSSSSGGGLWCVCKDGSDAMLQKTLDYACGAGADCNPLHQGGPCFQPNTVRAHCNYAVNSYFQKKGQAQGACEFAGTATTVTSDPSASGCMYPSTASAAGTSSTPMTNTPSMGTSTGTNPSSGTTSTGTGTGTGTGTTPYSTSPVLGGIGSGGMGPSGSGMNDESHGGVKLVNNYLLSAFSVALFSAFFMVW